Part of the Zingiber officinale cultivar Zhangliang chromosome 8A, Zo_v1.1, whole genome shotgun sequence genome, AGTTGAGAACAAGTTAATGCCATCTcgttgaatttcagaaatttctTCAATGTCAAGGCATACATAAAGATCACCTGGTGGACCCCTTAAGACAATGAAAGTGCAACATGTTATCCATTggcaaattttaaacaaaaaataatgCAGTATAATTAGCTACCATGCCACAAAATCAAAGTGTACATGCAATTTACAGAAACCTGGAGAAAAAGTTGTGTGCTTGGGAGCAAGAGCATATTAATTACTGTCTGGAATAAATCTAGCTATGGCATTACAAAAACATGGAAAAGGGTTAGTATGCTAGTTTTGACTAAGGCTCAATTTAATGATGCACCCACAATAAGGCTAACATAAGATCTACCAcaatcagtaactcatttaagcTGACATTAATCAAGAGCCGTTGATCCCAGTGACACAAGCCTGATCAATCTTTTCTTCAGTTTGTTCCATGCATGAAAATTATTAGAGCATCCATAGTTGTGGGAGCTCTTGGAAAGCTCCCTCGTTGCCACATCCACGCAACGTCAAAAGTAAAAAACTCCACACAtctctccactataaaaaaaaacccctcaacaactccttcatgggtcttactttttcattatatatatttctcatCCATCcttcatattttatattatatataattaaatttttataaaatttaaatccatAAATTGTTAACATggaataacattaataattaaaaaattacataaatattgcagtacatcaaataaaaagacataaattataataataaactTAAACACATGTACCGATCACATCTCTGCTTAATTTTTTCAACCATTTTCTCATATATATGAAGTTGTTTTGGTATCCTTCATAAGAATTTTataatccttatgaaagatcTCGGCTTCTCACAAAGCCACTTTTAGCATTGATAATATCTTGTTATTCTTTGTCGATACTTTGTTTCATTTTGTCGCCCTCTCTAGCTTTGGATTTTCGCTTTCTCTTCGTTGCCTTATGCCCTATTGGATGAATGCAGACTTCGGAGTCATCCACATCAACACTTGTATCTGGATTTTATGTTGAAGTGTTCCCCCTTGATTTGGATGTCTTTGCCTTCTTGCTAGAGTAATGAGCAACTGATTATGGTGCATATTTCTCATATTCTCTGAGAACCCTCCACACCTGCATACTTGAAGtccttattattgttgttggcttttCACATATTCATTGTGTTCTCCAATACATTCTCGTAACTCCAACTACTTTGAcgatgagtataaaaattattatagatTGCAAAAAATTCATTTACCATCGATGTAAACTCATATTAATGTGATTTTAGCCGCTGATAGATTCTCGTCATAGTTCTAGTGGGTCGATGCTTATTGTAATAATCAGCTATATGCTTCCAAAAAGCTTGATTCTTCTGGTCATTACCAATGACTACGTTGGTACTGATAGTTGCCCATGCCTTCACAAGGACCACGTCTTCATTGAGAGACCAAAATCTTCGTTTTGAATCATCTTTCTCTAGTTCAACTTCACGCTCTTCTTGTGATGAGTGTGGTGGCCACTGAGTTGCTTCTTTGTCGCTGATAGATGGGTCAATAGTAGCCCTTTTTGATTCATTCAAAAGCATGATTGATGATTGAGGAGCAGAAAATACACAAGGCAAAGAAGGCATCCTAAATTGACTGCCCATTGGGGTGGATACATACCAAATGAAGTTGGGGTGGCGTTACTTGGATTCATTGAAAAATTTTAAGAACTTTAGGAATTTGGGAAATTTGATGGAGcatatgaaatattttgaaaatttagagaGCATTGTGTGGGAGAAAAAAAATGAGGATATTGGACATTTGGAAGAATGCGAGTATTTGAGAAGATGTATTTTCTTCCacatttaaagaatttaaaagatTTATAAAAGAAGTGTTGAAATTTTCATCCATCTCGAATACAAATAGAgaatgaaagaaagaaagaaagaaagaaaaagtagagagtgaagaaaatgaaagatgaatgaaaaaaaatgagagattgaaaatgtatttatagattttttttttaatttaaaaaagtaaaaaacttGAAGGAGCGACTCCGTAAACACGGAGCCACTCCTTCAATAAgagcatttttttttataaacaaatattaaaaaaatcattttaataaccaaaaaaaactttaagGAACAGCTCTATCAGAGCTCCCTCCCACTATGGGAGTGGGCTCCCTCTGGGTCGCCAAGTCCACAATGGGAGCCCTTAGTTTGATTCTGCCTAATAGCTGAATGTGCTTGGTCAAACCTCACTAAAACAAGATAAGAGATATATTCCTTTAATAATAGAAGCAACAAGCTGCAACTAATGCTCAcgattatttttaatttcagtCTATAGTTAGTAATAACAATATCATCGTATCTCTCTTAATTGGATTGAGCTTTCTCTGCTATCCCTCTTGTTATTCCTCCTCGATTTAAATTGTATAACTATGGAATCCATGAATCATCTTTCAGCAAAgttaaaactattttaacttaGCTTTCAGCACATTGTATGCTTAAGAAAAATGAATTAAAATCAGGTTCAGAGAGCATTTTTTTAATTACTTAAAGATAAATAAATTATCACTTTAGCTTCAGAACATAGTCAAGtcgggcttgtttaagtccatgaGGGATGAAAGGAAGCTTGATTCAAATTTTGATCCCACGAGAACTATGCCCTCAAGTTTCTGATTATATTAACCTAGTAATAGTGATAGCGGATGGATGAGCTGATCTAATATCAAACCATAGGCAGTGGCTATTCATTGAAGCACATATGCAGTAGTTTAGGACTTTAAAGGTTCCGAGAACTAATTTTGATCAGAGAGATCAAACTTCAGATAAGAGAAATACAAACATCAGAACTAATCTAAGGCAGAGCACATTTCAAGCCCATGAAGAATACATGAATTAACCCTGGCAAATAGATTCCCATACCCTTTTGGTCCTGCATCACCTTCATCCCTCACACGAAGAGTACTGCCTTTGCTAACACCTGGTGGAATTTTTACTTTGATATCCTTTCTAACTCGTATGCGACCTTCTCCAGCACACTTCCAGCAATACTCTGAAATAATTTCACCTTCTCCCCCACAAGCTGGGCAAATGGAGACCTATACAGGAGTAGAAACTTAGAGCAAGGACATTGGCTTTGATGCAGTTAGCTTCAGGCATAGTTGCAACCAAGAAAACTACACAAGCATGTATGATCAACTCATAGTTCGGTCTAACATGACTTGTCAGTAGCATTGTTTATGTAAGATAAAACTCATTTGCAATGATCCCAGCCTATAATCCCTAAGAAATGTCCTGTAGTAAGTACATAGTCAAAATATAAGTAGAAATACTAAAGAAGCTGAACCAATCAAGTTGGTCAATCATCAATGAACAATTTAAAGAGATTTGGAGTTGGCATCATTTTCCATGCTTCTCTTGCTTCACTTGACCAAAGAGGATTTAATTAAAGCAATCCAGCATTACATGCTAGATAATATAAAGCACAGAAACTTCAAATTTCTTAATCATATTTTCTATTAAGACCCAATGTGGTATGACCCTCCCCGGGACCCTATATTGACAGGATCTTCGTGCACCGGGTTACcattttttaatttctattaaGACGTTTTCAAATGCAGTTAGTATGATAAGCTTCACATAAATTCTCATTATTTATCATAGAAAATCTTGATTTGCCTTTAAGTTATTGGATTCCTTATGTTGTTATCATCATCAAGCCATGTAAGTCTCGACTATCTAAAAGCCATTGAATTGAGTCCACTGAAAAATACATTAATCAGTGGAAGGATAAAAAGGTACTGGCAAACCTGAGAGAACATTCCAAAGGGTGTTTGCTCAGTTCGCATTACTTGGCCTCTTCCACCACAAGTTGAGCATATTCTCATCTTGGAGCCAATTTTTGATCCCATACCAGCACAGATATCACATGTTTCCAAATGAGacaaaacaatttccttttctgcTCCAAAGATAGCCTCTGAAAACTCCAAAATTATGTCATACCTGTGAACATTCTAAGTATCAATTAACAACTCTGTAAATCATAAACTCATTTTTCTTATAAATGTGAGGTAACAGAGCATTTGAAAAGGAGATAGAACCACAGATCAACATAAAGCTGTGGTATAGCATAGTAAATATTTGCATATAAAAATTTAGTCCAAGCCAAATGAGTTTTCTTACTGCATATGCTAAATGACAATACATAGAGAACAAGTTAATAACTAATACATCTGCAATAACTGGAACATATTGTCTTAGGTTCAAGAACCATTCAAGGTCTAGGGTTAAATGCACTAGAATGAAGCATCACTAAGCAATATGTAGAATATAGGATAAATATGGATAGTTTAATTTAGGCAAatcagattttattttattttattgcttATTTGATTTGATTGTATTTCATTCCATAAATAAGTTGGAAAGAAGTGTATAAATAAGCAATGATCCTCATGTATTTAATATCAAGAATTTGAGAAATTCTTCATTCCGGTTCTTTCTCTGTCTCTTTCTCTCGGCAGATTTgttcatggtatcagagccatcagCCATCTCTTTCTTCAAAGCAAAGCAAACTCTCAGCAACCACAGTCTTGTTCTCGCCCATTAACCACAACAAAAAACTGTTGGCAGCCAATCCCTTCAACACTAAACAGTTTGACTTGCTGATGAAGATGTTGCGTGACCTACCAAGCAGCGAGAGACATGTTTCCCAGCACAGACCCATTGAATATCATGCCCAATCAGAAATTTCAGCCCACTTAGCCCAAAAAATGTCCACTGCTGCCTTAGCCCATCTGGAGTCCACTGGTTAACCCACAACGAAGGTATTTTCCCTAATACCTTAAATACAAATAGGTGTCTCCGTGGAAGTGCCCAGTTGGCTAGAGGATGGTATATTTGCTACAATGGGGCAAAGATCAATTCTCAACGGGCACATGTCCTCGGGGAAAAAACTCCTCCCACCCCCTAGCCACTTGACGGTCGGCTATAAGCTGACCCCGTGATTTACTTCCCTTCACATAACCTGGGGACGGGCCGTGCGGGGCACTTGGGATGAAcataatcaccttttgctacaattaAATATAAACAGGTCTCTCGGACGATGAATTATTGACTCAGGCACATTGGATCACATGACGGACGATATATCTCTCCTTCATAATTATGTTCCATGCCGAGACAATTCCACTATTCGTGTTGCAAATGAGTTTGTCGCAAAAAACATCGGTGTTGGCTTCGTAACGATAACGCtaaatatatacttgaaaatagtCCTTAATGTTCCTATATTGGACTATAGTTTATTATCCATAAGAAAGTTGACCATGATTTAAAGTGTCTTGCTAAATTTTCTCCTAAACTGAAACAGGGAAGATGATTGGCAATGCTGAATCATGCTCCGGACTCTACGTTATTCACGGGACTTAACCACACTACGAAAATTTAGCTAGCTACCATTCTACCTCTTCCAACAATAAATATACCGAAATCATGTTATGGCACATACTTACAAAAGATCTCCCAAAGATCAACTTTGAAGACCTATGTGACAAGTTGGGCATGTACAATATGTACAACctaacttgagggggagtgtagaatATATTGTAAATATGGATAGTTTAATTTAAGCAGATCGgattttatttgattatttatttgatttgattgtatttcattccataattaagtaggGAAGAAGTGTAAAAACTAAGCAATGATCCTCATGTACAGATTTAATATCAAGATTTGAGAAATTCTTCATTCCagttctctctctttctctcggtGGATTTCTTCACAATAAAATATAGTCCAAGTCCCTATTCAAATTCATTTAGGAGAATAATCGACTTGAAATTTAGTAACAAGAAAATTATCATAATCTCTTCAATATAGCTTACCGTAGATCTTCACCCTTCATAGCAGCTCCACGTCTACGTGTTCTAAATGCAGTTTGATCCATGCCAGAGAAACCACCCATGCTTGCACCAAAAAAGGTCTCAAATAGGTCAAAAGGATTGGTCTGCAAGTAAGGGAAGATATatagaatatttttcaaattcacTATATAAATCTAAATAATTTTAGCTGTAGCCAGTTGAGTTACCATCTCCGCAAATTTATTTGAATGCTAGTGTAAATCCTTTGGCTAGCAAATTCTATATTGTGCATAGGATAGAATGAAAACCTAATTTCACTTTATTACCGTGTACGCTCCAGCTGAACCACCTACCCCGCTCTTCACTCCAGCTTCACCATATTGGTCATATAAAGCCCTCTTTTTATCATCTGACAGCACCTGTTAAACACATATACAATAACATGAAAGAGGAAAAGTGCCATATTATATCTAAACTGTTAAAATGTGAACATACTTGTACAAGAAAATGGCAGGATTATATAATAGGCAAttgcaaaattaaaatcaaatttacgaAGGATCAGATACAATTCATAGGTATGCAACAGAAAAAAGTTTATTAAGGCACACAAATAATTTTCTTTGACCTCCATctgcttgaaaaataaaaataaaataaaaatgggaTACCACACTAGATATTATTGGTGCAAGGAGTATCAGATAATAGCAACAAACCTCTAAggtttcaatatttgacaatataacaAGGTATGGTCAAATTGACCAAGTGTTGAcctaaacaggacttgatgtttagaAGTGAGTGAAGTCTAGTCAGGTCTACCACTAGTAAAGAGAAGTCTAGCCAAGATCAGATGACTAGGAAAGGCAGTCCTAACTAAAAGTtaacaagggaaagtcctggtgaataaaGTTAGgctctggtgagtgaaaccaggaggtgaaagtcctaatgagtgaagttatgCCCTAATAAGTGAAACCAGGAgatgaaagtcctaatgagtgaagctaggccttGGTGAACGAAGTCataaggtaaaagtcctagtgagtaaagttaggctctaatgagtgaagttaggcagtaaaagtcctggtgagtgaagccaggcggtgaaagtccttatgagtgaagtcagacaatgaAAATCTTAAGGAGTAAGCCTTAGGTGGTAAAGTCTTGGATGTAGTCTAAGCATGAAGCCTAGTAGGTTGAGTAGATTTACAAGAGTGCGGCTCGATCCTAAAGGATTAACCCCTAGGTGATAGATTTGAAAGAAGGGCATTCAAGCAAAAGGtaagcctagtaggtcaggtaaATGTACAGGAGTGTGGTTTGATCCTAAGAGATTGACCTTTAGGCGGTAGACTTGGAAGAGGGACCTCCAAGCAAAAGGTAAGCCTAATAGGTCAGGTAGACTTACAGATATAAGCTAGGCAGCTTGTTTGtgttttgtatagttattttgcAGGAACCTAGAGCTGAAAGCAAAACAGAGACTAGACAATTATAAATGGGTGAACCAGACTTGACTCAGATCGAACTGGACCCAAACCTATTTAGTAGACTGAACCAGCGATTTAGATCGACTGGGTTCGGTCTAGATTGCTCAGAAATGCATACATGGAAGATGATGTGGCAAAAGATCTAGTTTATCTTTATGATTTGGATAAGCCAGATGATGTGGATAGATATAATGCTTGATCCAGATATAACTTCATTCAAATAAGAGTTGATGCAGATAAGGATCTGATCCAACTTTATAAAAGAAGACGAAGACTCTATGTTCAACATCAATTCTCCACTTCTCATACTCTCTGTGCTCAAAGAAGAACTGTCGAAACTCTGCTCGTACAACCGGGGAGGATCCAGGAGGGGTGTGTGACATTCAGGAGCTTCTGGACCGTGACCACGAGTTTATTTGTTTCATTTACAAGCTGTGCATTTTCtattatatcctttttcttgtatTCAAATAGTAAGATGAGTTTCTCCGCCTCCGGAAAGCTTCCGAGAATGATACCACTAGTGGACTCACGTTGCGTAGGCCTTGGATGTACTAACCCTATGGttgggaaccaagtaaaattctacgtgtctttcttccttgctttattttatattctgTTGCTATTAACGACTTTGATAGAACAAATGAAAGAACGACAAAAACGAATGATCgagattcaacccccccccccccctctcgacagcaccgatcctacaattggtatcagagcaaggggggCTTGATTTCTGTACAACCACTAAatcaaacattttattttattttatttttcattacaatattttattttgttattattccTTCCGCACTACTTACTCTAAGACGAAGTCTTGGAACATCAATTTAAGTTTTTTTGTAATAGTTCAAATGGTGCATAAGGAAATGTTTGGGTGAAACATCGACGACCCTCCACCATACAATATGGATGGATTCAAGTTGTGGAGGTTACATATTGAAAGTTTCATTATGATGGATGACTTCGACTGCGGCATAACATTGAAGAGATCTATCCAAAATTCGAAAGCAAacaaaaagataataaatttaatttcagAATTATTGTCTAataaaattatatggagaattagAGAGTTCAAATATGCCCACGACTTTAGGACCCGGCTGAACGAACTTCACGAGGATCCATCACAACTAGAAGATCAAGTCAAACGCAACTCCAAATCTGAGTTCGAGTCCATGACAAAAAAACCTACAGAATTAGGGGTTACGAATAATATTAGTAtagtttaccaaaataccccttttactgaaaatatatatgataatttaaatatttctgaAAACATGCATGACAATTCTTGTACATCTAGAAATAAATAGTCTTGATAATTTTTATTATcctagaaaaatagaaaataatgtaaatttaattaatttaaaaaataaagatgaaaagttgcaaaatttgaaaatagttaaaattaattcaaatgatCAAGTCAACGTAGATCAGGTTAATAAATTTcttaacaaaatatttaacttagataATTTGGATAAAATCAATTTGGAGATTTCTACTAAAAGAAAAATTGAATctgataaatttaattaattcaaaataaaaaacaaataaaaatgaaaatattaagaaTGATatgttaaataaaataaattctacccattcaattaattcaaacataaggataaagaaaatataaatctaaagATAAATTCAAACACTaggataaaatcaaaattaaatatgaaaaattctaaaataaatctaGATTTTGATAAGTCAATCAAAACTTTAATCAAATCGACACAACCTTGATTTGGTTAAACAAAACATTGACCAAAGcaatttaaataacttaattaattttgaaaatatgaatattaaccaaaattcaagaaaataaatctacaaattttaattataataattcaaatttaactttttcaaacttaattaatcataataaagtactatttaattacaaaataataaataattctaaaaattcaaaattaaatccgaaaaattcaaaattaaattatagattATAACAAGTTAAATGCAAACTTAAATCCAAAGATAAAAGATTATCATCAAGTACTTAATTACGagacaatgaattcaaaaattaaatacaaaaatttaaaatttaatcgaaaaaaattaattaccttaattcaagaaaataaatttacaaaTTTTAATAAGTCAAACCtcaatttaaaatttctaaaattaaattattataataatgcaCCTTATAATTATAAATCCAAAGATAAAAGATTATCATCAAGTACTTAATTACGagacaatgaattcaaaaattaaatacaaaaatttaaaatttaatcgaaaaaaattaattaccttaattcaagaaaataaatttacaaaTTTTAATAAGTCAAACCtcaatttaaaatttctaaaattaaattattataataatgcaCCTTATAATTATGgaactaatgaataaaattctactcaatgaaataataaaattaataaaaatcaaaatatgccaaggaaaaaaaataatttaattcttaTTCAACATAGTATCAGGGTGGGGGCAAGATGaaagtacgttagggaagcttggtctAGGAAGTTAAGAAGGGTAAGGCGTACCCTGCttggtctacttagctaagtggaactaatcGAAGCTACCTCATCACATCCTAGACAAGTTAGACTAAAGTTTTTCAATAGTAAATTTAAATGTACAATTTCTTAAAAaaactttatctagaagtggtcatTTCTCTGATACCCAAGAAAACTCttatgcctcgccacagcctggaagctaatttttaaaatatatatttaactaactagcgattaaacctgaatctaacacaaggtcAAACAAAGGGCAacccgatgcacgaagctcccgccatgtggGGTCCCGGGGAAAGATCCAAGGTCAAACAATCTACAAAATTCAAAATGAATCAAGTAAAATTGACTAAACATCTCACAAAActcataagaatatcatgtttgACTGAGTGTACTTAtagatatatttttcaaaatatatatctTTGAAAATTGGTTGACCATCACTTACATGGAATCTCTAGGTCAACACTAGAACCCAGTCCCCTAGGTACTTAGGTAGATTTCCTTGTGGTTAACAAGGATAACCAGGACATGTCAAATTAAGGGGAGAAAGTGTtgaaacattttgaaaaattattttgaaaacaattgaAAAGGTTTTGAAAATGCTTTAGAAAATAAAGAAGTAGGTTTTGAAAAATCTCTAGTCTTTGAAAAATCTtgtaaatgttttgaaaaatacttttgaaaactaatgaaaatattttaaaaattttgaaaatgttttgaaaatttctgaaaatattttaaaaagattttgaaaattttcgtgcaaaactttttaaaaaacatttatttgttcttttgatttaGATCAACCCCTAAGACACAATTTCCTTGTCCTTAACAAGGATTCCTAAGGGTGtcaggttaagggggagtcctaaTTGAAAGATCaaacatgatttttaaaattatttcaaaaaatagttTTGTAAATCTTTGAAAACTAGTTTGAAAGTTCATTTGGAAAATCTAGAAAActgctttgaatttttttttgaaattatcttGCATTAAAGAAAAAACATCTTGCAGAATTCTTAAAATATTTAGTAGACTGAACCAGCGATTTAGATCGACTGGGTTCGGTCTAGATTGCTCAGAAATGCATACATGGAAGATGATGTGGCAAAAGATCTAGTTTATCTTTATGATTTGGATAAGCCAGATGATGTGGATAGATATAATGCTTGATCCAGATATAACTTCATTCAAATAAGAGTTGATCCAGATAAGGATCTGATCCAACTTTATAAAAGAAGACGAAGACTCTATGTTCAACATCAATTCTCCACTTCTCATACTCTCTGTGCTCAAAGAAGAACTGTCGAAACTCTGCTCGTACAACCGGGGAGGATCCAGGAGGGGTGTGTGACATTCAGGAGCTTCTGGACCGTGACCACGAGTTTATTTGTTTCATTTACAAGCTGTGCATTTTCtattatatcctttttcttgtatTCAAATAGTAAGATGAGTTTCTCCGCCTCCGGAAAGCTTCCGAGAATGAGACCACTAGTGGACTCACGTTGCGTAGGCCTTGGATGTACTAACCCTATGGttgggaaccaagtaaaattctacgtgtctttcttccttgctttattttatattctgCTGCTATTAACGACTTTGATAGAACAAACGAAAGAACGACAAAAATGAATGATCGAGATTCAACCCCCCCTCTCGACagcatcgatcctacaattggtatcagagcaaggggggACTTGATTTCTGTACAACCACTAAatcaaacattttattttattttatttttcattacaatattttattttgttattattccTTCCGCACTACTTACTctaagacaaagtcttggaacatcAATTTAAGTTTTTTTGTAATAGTTCAAATGGTGCACAAGGGAATGTTTGGGTGAAACATCGACGACCCTCCACCATACAATATGGATGGATTCAAGTTGTGGAGGTTACATATTGAAAGTTTCATTATGATGGATGACTTCGACTGCGGCATAACATTGAAGAGATCTATCCAAAATTCGAAagcaaacagaaagataataaatttaatttcagAATTATTGTCTAataaaattatatggagaattagAGAGTTCAAATATGCCCACAACTTTAGGACCCGGCTGAACAAACTTCACGAGGATCCATCACAACTAGAAGATCAAGTCAAACGCAACTCCAAATCCGAGTTCGAGTCCATGACAAAAAAACCTACAGAATTAGGGGTTACGAATAATATTAGTAtagtttaccaaaataccccttttactgaaaatatatatgataatttaaatatttctgaAAACATGCATGACAATTCTTGTACATCTAGAAATAAATAGTCTTGATAATTTTTATTATcctagaaaaatagaaaataatgtaaatttaattaatttaaaaaataaagatgaaaagttacaaaatttgaaaatagttCAAATTAATTCAAATGATCAAGTCAACGTAGATCACGTTAATAAATTTcttaacaaaatatttaacttagataATTTGGATAAAATCAATTTGGAGATTTCTACTAAAAGAAAAATTGAATctgataaatttaattaattcaaaataaaaaacaaataaaaatgaaaatattaagaaTGATatgttaaataaaataaattctacccattcaattaattcaaacttaaggataaagaaaatataaatctaaagATAAATTCAAACACTaggataaaatcaaaattaaatatgaaaaattctaaaataaatctaGATTTTGATAAGTCAATCAAAACTTTAATCAAATCGACACAACCTTGATTTGGTTAAACAAAACATTGACCAAAGcaatttaaataacttaattaattttgaaaatatgaatattaaccaaaattcaagaaaataaatctacaaattttaattataataattcaaatttaactttttcaaacttaattaatcataataaagtactatttaattacaaaataataaataattctaaaaattcaaaattaaatccgaaaaattcaaaattaaattatagattATAACAAGTTAAATGCAAACTTAAATCCAAAGATAAAAGATTATCATCAAGTACTTAATTACGagacaatgaattcaaaaattaaatacaaaaatttaaaatttaatcgaaaaaaattaattaccttaattcaagaaaataaatttacaaaTTTTAATAAGTCAAACCtcaatttaaaatttctaaaattaaattattataataatgcaCCTTATAATTATGgaactaatgaataaaattctactcaatgaaataataaaattaaga contains:
- the LOC122011717 gene encoding chaperone protein DnaJ-like isoform X3; amino-acid sequence: MALFLSSASILVAPAKPSSSPPSSFGACPTARFHSSAFLADNRSLSLRPFRRKKPRWRRGADEFSSFISASTDFYSTLGVPKSASIKEIKAAYRRLARQYHPDVNKQPGATEKFKEISTAYEVLSDDKKRALYDQYGEAGVKSGVGGSAGAYTTNPFDLFETFFGASMGGFSGMDQTAFRTRRRGAAMKGEDLRYDIILEFSEAIFGAEKEIVLSHLETCDICAGMGSKIGSKMRICSTCGGRGQVMRTEQTPFGMFSQVSICPACGGEGEIISEYCWKCAGEGRIRVRKDIKVKIPPGVSKGSTLRVRDEGDAGPKGGPPGDLYVCLDIEEISEIQRDGINLFSTVTIDFIEAILGTTVKVKTVDGIGELQVPPGTQPGDVVVLAKRGVPKLNKPSMRGDHLFNIKWTRTRVA